The following DNA comes from Methanosarcina vacuolata Z-761.
GCAAAAAACGGTATTAGTTTCCATAATTTGCGAAAACAGCATTATTCACCAGAATTTGTTAAAAACTTACATATTGTGTAATCTCAAAATATGTGTCAATGCAATCAAAAAACACCACTAATTGATAAAACGATAGGCAATGCAGGTGATTATATGAAAGTAAGTATTCCTACAAGAGATGAGAATGGTCTGGACGGAATTGTTGAACAGCATTTTGGAAAAGCTCCGACCTACACCATAATAGACACAGAGACCAACCAGGTAACTGTAATTCCTAACACCAGTGAGCACATGGGAGGACTCGGACTGCCTCCAGAGTACCTTCATGAAAATGGAGTAGATATAATGCTCTGTGGCGGACTCGGATTCAAGGCTGTCAATATGTTCGAATCTTATGGAATCAAGGTTTTTGTGGGGGCTGGCGGTACTGTAAGGGATACGTTTGAGGCCTGGAAAGCAGGAAAGCTCCATAACGCGACTGCTGAGAATTCCTGCTCCGAACATGGGCATGACGACCATCACCATCAATGAAATCACGAAAAGTACTGTCAGAGAGAGTAGTACTGTCAGAGAGAATAGTACTGTCAGAGAGTGTCAGAAAGGTTTCAATTTTCTAAAAATTCGATTGTCTAAGTTGTGATATGAATAAATGACTCACTTAAAACGGATCTTCAAATGAATGCGCAAGACAACCTGGAACTGGGGGTTAAAACATCAAGGAACGCAACCCTGGCGCTTGCATTCCTTGCTTTCCTTAAAGGAGCTGTGGGTATTTATTCCGGAAGCACAGTCTTGTTTGCTGATGCTGTCCACACTGG
Coding sequences within:
- a CDS encoding NifB/NifX family molybdenum-iron cluster-binding protein, with amino-acid sequence MKVSIPTRDENGLDGIVEQHFGKAPTYTIIDTETNQVTVIPNTSEHMGGLGLPPEYLHENGVDIMLCGGLGFKAVNMFESYGIKVFVGAGGTVRDTFEAWKAGKLHNATAENSCSEHGHDDHHHQ